The genome window acactcATTATAGGAAAGCACATGAAAATATGCATGAAAATGCAACGATATTTAGGACATTTTCAATCGTTTTTAGAATAATTTAACAACCACATTGAACATAAAGTGTTTGCATGATTACCAACTCAAAATACAAGGTTTTGTTCGCTTGTTTATGCTTAGGCTGAAACGTGCTGGAAAACCCTGGCATTACAAAACAGCAGGAGGACAAAGCACCGCCCTGTCTGATGGTAGATGCATCTTAAAGGGATGCTTCAGTGTTTTTAAGTGtgcttgtatgaggtactgacaccaGCTGCTGGGTGTTGCTGTTGTGGGGGGCCAGCCTGAGAAACCAGCAGTAAACTGGGGACACTGTGTCATTGTCTCTCAAATACACTTCAAAAAGTCTCAACTGATTTTGCATTTCGATTTTTACGGGATAGAAGTCCAACTCCTTTAAGTAATATTTTTGAGTTACTGAACTTTGGAATTGTATTTCTTTCACTAACGACAAAATATCCACATGAAACTAAACACACATGCCTGTATAATGTATTAAAAGGTAAGCTACAGTTGTTCGTTTGTGGTTCGTAgttaacatacaaataaaacaattagtGAAATGAGTACCATTGGACAAAATAAATCGTTTAAGAATCATAATCGTTGCCTTCAGAATCATGAGCAAATCAAATCCTGAGATACCTAAAGATTCCCAACCCGAGTTTGAATTATTAACCTTAAGATCACCATTTCATAACATGGCACGTTTGAACACGTGTTAAGCAAACTCACATGCTAGAACACCTCCAGTTGCACAGTCCACTCCAGCCTGCAGACTCCAGGGAAGAGCAGGTGctgctggaggtggaggaggcttACTGACAGATGACGAGGATACAGAAGAGGAAGGGTCCGATGAAGAAGGAGGCAGTGACAGAGAGGTGAGACCACAGCCTGCCGAGGAGGACGTGCAAGACGGTGAGAGCAGAGATTTGGGTGCATCATCTGGAGGAGGTGGTTTGACCGTGGATGTGGACAAGGCAATGCTGAGGCCAGTTCCCTGGGGGGTGGACATACTTGATGGACTGGATGTTGGGAGTGTGGGGCTGGTCTGAGACGGACAGTCCTCAGCTAGGAAAGAAGGGTCGGGAGTCTTACAGCTGCTGTCTACTGTCTGAGAGTCTGGCGAAGAATCCCTTGTGTCCCGCGGGGGAGGTATAGATGGTGGAGGGGtgtgtggtggagaggatgagggCGGGAGCACActagtggaggaggaggaggaagaggaggaagaacaggGTGCAGGAACAGCTTGGCCTGTATGTGGACTGACTGTCTTGCTCCCATCTCCAACAGGTGACTGAACCTCTGACGAGGCTCCACCCCAGCCCTCAGACATGACATTGGTCTGACTGCCATCTACAGTTGGTAACCCTGCGGCCCCTCCTTTTTCTCTCGTCTTCTTGGCCAGGCGACGGCGACGCTTAGTTGCCAGAGTTAAAGAGGGTGAGGAGGCTGAGGAAGACGTGGATGTAATGGAgcttggttttgtttttttggatttcaACACTGTGGAACCGGACAATGAGGACGGTGGTGCAGCAAGGCTGCTTCGTTTCCCCATACTGGACAGATCTTTGTTACGCCCAGTCAGTGACAGTGGCTCTGAGCATGGTTTGAGGAACGGAGACCTGCTCTCATTGTCCCTGCAGAAAACGACTGCTATGGAGCCACCAACCACAGAGCCTCCAGAACCTCCCCCTGCACCTCCTGACCCTAGAAGGTCCATGCCAAGCTTTCCAGAGCCAACAGAAGCTCCTGTGGTGCTGCTCACACCCTCACGCACCAGCACTGACACTTTGGACTGAAGCTTCCCCTTACGACTGCTGCCGTTTTCTTTCTTGGACTTGCCGGAGCGATTTAAATCCTTTCTATTGCCTTTGTCCCGCTCTTTGTCCTTTCCCACTTTCTTGGCTCGCTTTGCCGAGGAAACACCAGAGGAGACAGAGGCAGATTCTGAAGTGACCATCAGTGAGGAGAGGCATTTGTTTTTGGCCGTGTTGGAACACGAATGGGATTCAGACTGGCCAATTTTCTTTAATGTGCGGGACTTCTTTTTTGGGTGATGCCTTCCAGATTTTGGGATGGTTTTCGATTTTGGGCTGGGAACAGGTGGTTCTGGGGGCAAGGCAGCAGGTGGTGTATCCTCCAAAGATGGATAGTCTGAGTCCAAAGCCTCACCATCCAAAGACAATACGTCAATGTCCAATTTGTCTGAATAACGGTCTGACTCATAGCCGTGATACATGGGAGGCGAGAGTGATCGTGACTGGCTGCGGCAACTTCCCcgctcctctgcctctctggCTGAGTGCCATTTtcgcttcttcttcctcttgtggTGCTTATCAGAGTCCTGTGTGGGTCGGCAGGGGGAGGTTGGTGCGAGTCTTGGGGACCCAGGTacagtggtggtggttgtggttgtggtgacAGTGATGGTTCGCTTGATGGCAAAGAGGTCAGACCCATTGAGATCTTGGATAGATGGTGGGACAACAGGACGACCATCCCGCCGCCAATCCCTCTCATGCTGCCTATCTCTATCACATTCCCTGTTTTCCGTGCTTCTTTTAGACCTCTTTAAAATTaccctctctctgctgcttgAATTGCATTttcccttctccctctcctttctagagctaGAACCTTGATCTCTTTCATCTCTTCTATGactctgctccctctctctctccctgtctctttctcttcccctctctctatctctatgTCTAtccctttctctgtttttatccCTGTCTTTCTCTCGATGCCTTTCTTCAGATAGGCTTGAAAAAGAGCGTCTTGTGTTTCCCCCTCTGCTTGAAGAGTTGCGAGATTGTGATGCATCGGGACTGCTATGACGTCTTTTCCTCCTCTTAcggctgctgctcctgctgctcctctttCCCTTAACCTCTTTTCCCGTTGTGTGCTCTCGCtccttttctttgctcttctcACGAGCCtcctctttttcctttcttctcttctttctcctttcCTCCTTTTCGCCTGCCTTTCTGTccttgcttttttgtttgtcttggtcttTGGAACTTTTGGACTTGTGGTTCTGGGTGCTTTTCTCTTCAGGAggtgtgagaggaggagaggttgGAGAAGCTGAAGGATGAGAGGGAGGTGGTGGTTGCTGAGGAGAGAGCGAAGAAGAGGCAGGAAAGGACAGGTATCTTTCCTTTCTCTTGCTTACCAGCTTCCTTCTGAGATCCTCCACTCCCACCACAGGCTCATCCTCTGGTTCCTGGTCCACCTCCCAGCTGCCTTcggcacacacagacacaaagccATCCCCATCCAGCACCCGTAGGATTCGCTCTGGCTTTGAAGCAAAGAATGAGACAGTAGGAGAATTCAGAGGGAGGATTTCTCCAGTTGCTCTCTTATTGCTTCTATCTCGGTCAACAGCCCCCACTATCTCCCCCTCTTCTATCTCGGAGTGATCAGAATCAGCCCTgtccctctgctctccagccTTGGTGGTTCGACAACCCACTCCCCTGCCCAAAGAGAGCTGGGTTACCAGACAGGGACTTGGCAGATCATTCAAAGTGTCAGTGGAATCTGGAGggtcttcctctttctcctcctcatctctctcaccctctcgtGTCACCCCCCTAACTTTGCCAAAGTCATCATCAATGTCTGATGCAGGAGAATTAGTAGGGTCAAAGGGGTCAtatttctctccttctccttcctcccCCCTCAACCTTGCCTCCTTGTCTCCCTCAGTGGGATGGAAAGGATCATACATCTCCCTTTTCCTGCCCTCTTTTTCACAGTCTTGAATTGGCTGCACTGAAGTGTGAGGGCAGCAATTCGTACAGGTGGTGTTGGGTGTACAAGTGTGGAGAGATTGCACTGCCAGAGAGGCAGAAGTGGAGGAAACCTTGGCGACCTCTTTCCCCAGGATAAGGCCTTTTACATGGTTCTGATGAACTGATGAGCTGGCACATATAGAGGAGGAAGCAGACAAGGGTGACGGTGGACCAGATGATGGAGAAGACAAAGATACAGAAGGTGAACAGAGAGGAGGACTCCTGGTAGAGGGGGCAGCAGGCCTCCTTTTGAAGCCTGTTGGTGAACTTAAGTCCATGGGCCAGGGAAACTGGTGGTCCAGTATACTAACAGAGGGACCAGGTTGGAAGTGATGAACGAGGCCCacgtggagaaaaaaaagaatccaggAACGAACCTAGTAGAAATGACAAGACATTCATCATACAATGAAAATCAACCTGGAATGTAAAGGAAACAAGCAGCCAATGGcattattttatgaaaacatAAACTTAAGTGTCAGACACTCCTACATAACCAGACTGTCAGATCATCTGTCTGTAAGAAAGTGTCACTTACAGTACActaacagtatatatacatacatactgtgagatatatatatatatatatatatatatatatatatatatatacacatatatatacacacacatacatacatacatatatatatatatatacatacacatacatatatacgtacacACGCATACATTTTGCAATTCATTCTCTtcctgtacatactgtattatgtattactattcttcatttttaatgagGTGACTAAGGGTGTCATGATTGTAaatcaaatattgatttaatgtctttacacacacacctgaattTTACAAAGCACTTAAAACCCAAGTCTCACCTCTTCTACTGGATGTACTTAACGACACACTTATTAAGGGTCACCTACCACCAACTTATCAGGCAAATATCTCGTTTATACACAAAAAGGATAAGGACCTCCTGGTCTTATAGAACAGTGAGCCTACTGAATATAGATTACAAACAGATTTGCAAACATTAAGCCACGCGTTTGGAAGGAATCCTCCCAACTGTAATATCTCAAGATCAGACAGGCTTCATCAAGGAGAGGCAGCTATCTATACATTCATACtgttaataaataattcaaatttgaCAACAAGACCTGAGTGTGGTACATTGATATAATGGCCATCATTTGTTTGAAGTCATAacaccatgtagacaatcgaattggttattaaaaaaattattagtGACATAAAACCAAGGATCCTAGACTAAACGTGACAAGTCTAGAAATGGCAGAAaatagacttagacttagacttccttttattgtcattgcacagagaacacagcagtgaaaactggcaacgaaattacgttgcttggcaagcagataaaaaaaacaacacatagcATTGACGAGGTAGATTATTGTGTACTGTGATTAGTAAAGgaataaataagtgtttttgtattataaatatatatataaagtgcaacaaaacaacaaaaacaggaatgaaACCTGTGAGCAGCAGAACAGATAGCAGTTAAGATGAATGAAAATCAAAATGAATCGAGGATTTGGAGAATTGTGACACCCCTAGAGGTGACagtgtgaggcagcagtagaccagcagctctcaCGTCAACACAATCTAAAAATGCCAACTTTCTCTATAGACTTAAGGGCGGGAGAGTGAGAAATTTTCAAACTTCAATTTCCAGCCAGAAGGAGCTGCCCTGAATGGCTGTAACAAGGGTTTTTCCCCCCTTACAGGCCGCCATGTTTTCAGTAGAGCCATCTTAGACTGGTTACTGACAATAAGTTAGTGTTTGATACAGTACTTCACattaaaaacctgaactgtcactTTAACCAAACAACAAGTCATGTTcatagcttaaaaaaaacattactgggAAATGAATGGACATCACTGGCAGAACATGTATCAGTATTGTACTTCTCAGTGAAAGCTGAAGGAACTGTGTAATTGTTGTAAACTTCTTGTGCACAAGTGCACAACATGACTACACAACTTCttgcatcattttaaatgatacaAGAAAGTCAATTTTGACCTTTAAAATTTGACttgtctttgtttatattttctgCAAAACTATATACTTAATGTCACAATATCAACATGTTCCACATACACATAGCCTAATATATATACTTCAAGGagatttcataaatgcaaagGAGTAAAACACACTTTACTATATTAACTAATTGggtaaataaatgagaaaacaaTTGCTTTGAGAGTATGAGAAAATGCCATGATCAAATTTTAAGGCAGGCatataataaatagaaaaagtCATAACCCCTGGATTTTTGTGTCAATATAGGCTAGTCACTGTCCAGGACAACACCTGATTCTTAAGTACATCAAACGTAATACATTTCAATGCCTCCATTAGTGTTTTAATATAGCAATAATtatgaaaacatacatttgttaTCTTGAAATTGCCACATTGATATGTAATACTGAACCTTTTTTAATACTATAGAAGTGTAAAAATGTCACGATAACGACTGTTGTTGGATTATTAGCCTATGATGGAGAGATGAGAGCAGACCTGACCTCACTGCTATCACCAGACATCGTTAGTGTCTCTCGTCTCTGTGGCGGCTATAAACAGACATGAACCGGGTCGTCATGTTTTCTGTTGTGCtgtataatagtaataataataattattattattattattataatgaccggagagaagagaaggagccTCAGTGCATTTGTTTCTACTCACTCTCAGCCGGTGTTATCATTGACGCGTTTATGCGTCTAGCGTCTCCTCGTCTGAAAAGCCTCGTTCCCCACTGTGAACCTCACATTATTTGTAACACGTTTACATCAATTAAATGGCATTCGACTTGTAAAACTACTTTGCACCATGTATAAGGATTTGTCAGTAGCAACCATTCGGCTAGCTAGCGAGCTAGCAGTTTAGCTGGTGTAGCTTAATGTAGCTAGTAGGCAGCAAAAAGCAGCAGTGGCTGTGTGCTAATGAGTTACCTTGAGACCTTTAGTAATCTGTAGTCAAAGTGTCCGCCCTGTATTTGCCGCTTTTTCAGTCCGAGACATTTAACGCACCGGTGCGACGCGGCGTTCAATTCTTTATTTGCCGTTTTCCAGGCGAAACAGCGGCAGCACCAGCCCCAGTCAATCAACCGCCGCCATCTTCCTTTCACTCACACCGGGCTACAAGGAATTCTGGGAAACGTCGTCTTGTTGCGTGACTGCGCCGCATGAATGACGCATTTCTGTATGccttagggttagggttaaggtaacTACCAAACCACTGGGAGGACACGCGTGTTGTGTAGCACTTGAAAGGTAAATTCTTCACAAATTATATAAATAGGGCATTTTTTCCTATTTAAACCCGTAATATTGCTAGTATAATTTCCATAAATGTAGTCAAAATGTTTGTTGACTGACACATGATAGTTGAAAACATTATCTTTAGGGTTGAGGATTGGCATCACCAGTACTGTGACAGAAGGATATGTATGGTTTGGAGACTGTGGCACTGTCTTAAAAGGCAGTTTTCCACTATAGTCCGGCACGGCTCGattctactcggtttggtatcgttttccattactatagtacctcctcaacgtgggtggagttaTCATACCACGGCTGCATCAGCTGTGCAAACTACTCACTAGTGACTTGTGAAGCAGTTTTTTCTGTCTAACCTACTGAATCATTACTCaacaaaaagatttgttcacagtaTCAcgcagtacttcctgcatgacacaGTGACTGAACTGAAATGTGGAGGAAGGGGTGTGTGATGCGGCTTGCACTCGCCCCTTTCAGCAGTGcagtcactaaatacaccagacccCTCTGttgaatgttgacatttttgaggTTTCATTgtatgttggagattaacacatgttttcagactCCATAAGTCTTTttcactgatttacagttgtttGGTTTCagtcggacgtcacgctcatgacttttcttctaatgacgacactctctgaccagtcagtgattgtctgtcaacgtcacatttagtatcagctcagcttgcttcgaacctcgccagagcaggtactacaaaaaagtaccatGTACTCTCActaatagaaaagcaaaaaactggaagctggaactgtgtagtggaaaagcaccattagacATTTGGGaatgaccaggatggacaggttTAGAAATGTTGAGaagttgagatggtttggtcaagTGCAGACGAGGGATAGTAATGatactggacaaaggatgttgaagatggagctgccaacaaaaggaaaaaaggggaaaaattatcatcacacacagacaaactgaaATGTGATGATCTGCAACCTTCTTTCTGTGAAGCAACAGAGCTAACCAGTATTTTAAcctagtatttttttaatactagCTTATTAATCAACCCCaagcccaaaccaggatattcatcttttgaaagccttattcttaatctttCTCATCCTTGTtggaaaacactaaaaacagctCTGAAAGTAACAGTTTaccgtccacctgcaccttattcagagttcctatcggAGTTCTCTGATGATAGTGATAGTCTTAGTTGTGCATTTAATTCACTGTTAGAatcaattggttttattcaacacgttaataaaccaactgcCTTAGTCACTcccttgattttgttttaatgtatgaTAAACATTTTTCcccaaaaccctctccttacggatctttatttactcacattcaattgtacaataatgaactacaataacataaataagaaatacagctagagccggtgcctgtctgataataatattaatagatTCAAAtatattaaaccccttctcaaaaaatggacccttgacccagatattttagctaattaccgacctatatgtaatcttccctttgtttctaaaatcttagaaaaggcagttgctaatcaatgatgtgaatatttgcacattaatggcctgtttgaagattttcagtcaggttttagattaaaccatagcacagaaacagcactagttaaagttagtaatgatcttctcttggcttcagataatggtctagtttctttacttgtcctgttagatcttagtgctgcatttgacacccttgatcataatattctactgcagagattggagcagacccttggtatcacaggtgctgccctctgctggtttaaatcatacttatctgatagattccagtttgttcatgttaatgataaaacctcactacaaacaacagtaaattgtggagttccacaaggctcagtgcttgggcctatactttttaccttataaatgcttcctctagggaacattattagaaagcacaacatacacttttcattgttatgacacacagctatatttatcaatgaggctggatgaaataaatcaggttgttcaactccaggaatgagacattaagtcctggatcacctgtaactttctacttttaaactcagaaaaaactgaggtctttatactcggccctaaacacctcagagaaaaactttctgatcacattgtcactttagatgatatcaccatggcttccagtttcactgtgaggaaccttggagttacttttgaccaggaaatgtcatttgattcacacataaaactcatttccagaacagccttcttccacctgcggaacattatgaaaattagaaaca of Solea solea chromosome 16, fSolSol10.1, whole genome shotgun sequence contains these proteins:
- the scaf1 gene encoding splicing factor, arginine/serine-rich 19, with amino-acid sequence MDLSSPTGFKRRPAAPSTRSPPLCSPSVSLSSPSSGPPSPLSASSSICASSSVHQNHVKGLILGKEVAKVSSTSASLAVQSLHTCTPNTTCTNCCPHTSVQPIQDCEKEGRKREMYDPFHPTEGDKEARLRGEEGEGEKYDPFDPTNSPASDIDDDFGKVRGVTREGERDEEEKEEDPPDSTDTLNDLPSPCLVTQLSLGRGVGCRTTKAGEQRDRADSDHSEIEEGEIVGAVDRDRSNKRATGEILPLNSPTVSFFASKPERILRVLDGDGFVSVCAEGSWEVDQEPEDEPVVGVEDLRRKLVSKRKERYLSFPASSSLSPQQPPPPSHPSASPTSPPLTPPEEKSTQNHKSKSSKDQDKQKSKDRKAGEKEERRKKRRKEKEEAREKSKEKEREHTTGKEVKGKRSSRSSSRKRRKRRHSSPDASQSRNSSSRGGNTRRSFSSLSEERHREKDRDKNRERDRHRDRERGRERDREREREQSHRRDERDQGSSSRKEREKGKCNSSSRERVILKRSKRSTENRECDRDRQHERDWRRDGRPVVPPSIQDLNGSDLFAIKRTITVTTTTTTTTVPGSPRLAPTSPCRPTQDSDKHHKRKKKRKWHSAREAEERGSCRSQSRSLSPPMYHGYESDRYSDKLDIDVLSLDGEALDSDYPSLEDTPPAALPPEPPVPSPKSKTIPKSGRHHPKKKSRTLKKIGQSESHSCSNTAKNKCLSSLMVTSESASVSSGVSSAKRAKKVGKDKERDKGNRKDLNRSGKSKKENGSSRKGKLQSKVSVLVREGVSSTTGASVGSGKLGMDLLGSGGAGGGSGGSVVGGSIAVVFCRDNESRSPFLKPCSEPLSLTGRNKDLSSMGKRSSLAAPPSSLSGSTVLKSKKTKPSSITSTSSSASSPSLTLATKRRRRLAKKTREKGGAAGLPTVDGSQTNVMSEGWGGASSEVQSPVGDGSKTVSPHTGQAVPAPCSSSSSSSSSTSVLPPSSSPPHTPPPSIPPPRDTRDSSPDSQTVDSSCKTPDPSFLAEDCPSQTSPTLPTSSPSSMSTPQGTGLSIALSTSTVKPPPPDDAPKSLLSPSCTSSSAGCGLTSLSLPPSSSDPSSSVSSSSVSKPPPPPAAPALPWSLQAGVDCATGGVLALTALLFKMEEANITSRAKAQEFIQATNQILSQANQSQSHDPSSLAASSSQIPPPPPVPPPPGLSPTQFILHSALPLVGCTKTPPSHLHPLMQTPPPMMSVGLSGVTGSSGDTGWDIETKDPDKYLKKLHTQERAVEEVKLAIKPYYQRKDINKDEYKDILRKAVHKICHSRTGEINPVKVSNLVKLYVQRYKYFRKHGRKMEDEERSERESGMLHSFAS